One Streptosporangium becharense genomic window, GGTCCGCTCGCTGCTCACTGTCATCCTGCCGCCTTCGCCGGGTACCCGCTCCGAAGAGCCCTCGCGAGAAACTTAGCTTTGCCTAACCTAAACAATCAAGTCGGCACCTCGGGTTCCGGCCGCTGTGCGCGCCGGGAACGGCCGCACCCGGCCACGTTCCGTCACGCGGCCCGATCCAGGCGATCCCTCGGTTGTCCCGCGCGGGGGCACGGCACCGCCGGCACTGTCGGCACTGTCGGCGCGGCCGGTGCGCGCCGTACGATCCGTTCCCGCGCCGCCTCCCGCGTTCCGGCCGCCCTGCGGTGCCGCCCGGCCGGAACACGCGGGCGCCGTCGCCCCAGGGCGAGCGTGACGGCGAGGACGAGGAGCAACGACCCCGCGACCACGACGGTCTCCGCGGAGACGGGGAGCGTGGGGGAGGGGCCGGTGAGGGGGGCGGAGACGGGCGCGGGGCGGAGTTCGATCCGCGACGACGCCTGCGAGGAGGGGGCGTCCCCGCTCAGTTTCTCCTTGACCTTGCGCGGCAGCCCGTAACCGACGACCTTGCTCTCGTCCCGCTTCTTGCGCCTGAGCCAGACCCGGTCGACGTTCCCCTCGATGGTGTGGATCGTTCCACTTTCCACCCGCTCGACGACGCCGACGTGGTCGACGCCGCCGATGTCCTTGCCGCCGGACCAGTCGAAGAAGACCAGGGCCCCGGGCTCGGGCGTCCGCGACCAGGCGCCGTGCACCTCGAACCAGCGGGCGTGCGAGGGGGTCCACGCGAACTGGCCGACGTACTCCGCGACGCCCGCCCTCTCCGCCGCCCAGGCGACGAACATGCCGCACCAGGGGGCCGTCTCGTACTGCGGGTCCCGCACCATGTGGGTCGCGTACCATTCGCCGAACTTGCTGTGCCGGCCCGGCCCCTCCCGGTATCCGACTTCGGCCTTGATGATTCTGAGCAGATCGTCACCGATCGGATCCATGGCCGTGAGCCACTCCGTCCACTCTCCTCCGCCCTTCCGCGAAGGGGGCGCCGTCCGATACCGCTGGACTGTATTCGGAGAAAAAACGAAGAGTGCGACTAATCACCCAAAAAATCGGCTTACCCCAGTCTTTCATGCTGAATTCGATGAAGAGCGAGAAATGCCATCGCCGACTCGTCTACCATCTTCCGCCGGTCATGCCGCGACCGCTGGGATTCCCGGTGACGGGCACCGGGGCCGGGGCGGAGGTCCGCCGCCCGCCACTCCGCGCACCTCCGCGAGTCCCATAGCATTGGCTCGCGCCTGCGCGGCAGGTACGACGGCACGTGAGGGCGGGGCGGCTTTCCAATGTTCGACGACAAGACGCAGGAGACCCTGCGCCGCCTTCTGGATCTCGCCGAGCACCCCTCCACTCCGCAGGCGGAGCGGGCCCTCGCCGTCGCCCGGATCCGGGCGCTCATCATGGTGCCCGAGGGCGACGCCCGCCGTGCGCCGGTCACCCCGGCGATGGAGACCGATCTCCTGCGCCGGACCAGGCCGCTGGCCCGCCGGGTCGACGAGGAACTGGTGAACGAGGTGCACGGCGACCTCTACGCCTTCAGCACCCGTTACCGGGTGATCGGTGAGATCGCCGAGGAACTCGCCGTCCTGCTCGAACGCTGGAGCGGGACCGTGGCCACCAAGCGCCACCGGCACGAGGAGGCGGTCCGGGCCGCCGCCGCCAAACTCGCCTACCTGCTGGAACGCCGTGACCTGTTCCGCAGGCCCCGCTGGGGCAACCGGCCGAAGAGCAGGTAGTCTCCGGCGGCCCGCACCCGCGGCGACCCCGGGGTGGGTGGCGGGACGTGGCGCGGAGCGAGGCGAGGATACTAGCCTGGACCGATCACGTCGCAGGCCGGCCAGTCAGGGGATGGTCATCAGATGCAGCCCGAGCGTCCGCTGCCCGCCCTGACTCGGGCCGAGCAGGACTTCCTCAACCACTACTTGCGGATCATCGAGCTCCTGGGCCGGATCAACCCGGCGTACGCGGAATACACCATCGGGGGCATGAACGCCGCTCAGGCCCTGGTGTCGGAGGCTGTGAAGCTGCGTGAGGCGCTCACGCTGATGTACGACAGGGCCGAGACGGAGATCCATCGCGAACCCCTCGTCCAGGCGCTCAGGATGCTCGGCGCCGAGGAGCGGGTCCGGCGGCTGTCCGTCTCCGGCCCGGGGTCCGATCGCGACACCGACGACCGGCCGTGACAACCGGACGCGATGAGCGTCCTGATCGGCTTCCTCGCGGCCCGTCCGTCGCCGCCCGGCACGCCGACCGCACCGGGGCGGCCGGCGCTGAAGCCCGTCGATCCGGCCGCGTTTCGGGCCGCCGTGGACGCCGCCGCGAAGAAGCCGCCGGTCCCCGGGGCGGCAGGCCCCGCCGGCGCCGTTTCACCTGCGGAAAGGGGAGCCGTTCGGCCCCGGCGAGGCCGGCCGCCTCCGTAAGGCCATCGCCGTCCTGCGAAACCACCGCATAAGGCGGAAAAAGGGGCAGTGATGAAAGGTTCTGGCGGCATGTAACGGCCTATCCGGGCCGGCCATTACGAATAACGGTGAAACGCTTGGCTGCCTGGCCTACGATCCCTTTACGAATCGGACGCAGCGCACACTACCTTTGGCCGCCGAATGAGACGTGAACGGAAAGCCCGGGTGGATCACCGCTCCGGCCGCCGCGGGGAGCCGGAGACACGCTCCGTCCAGCCGTCCGGAATCGGTCGCGATGCACCCGGCTGACCCGGGCGCTCCGTACCCGTGGCACGCGCGCATCCGCGACGCCGCCACCGGGCAGATCCTGGGCGCCGGAATGCTGGTGGGCACGGAACACGTGCTGACCTGTGCCCACGTCGTCGGCTCCGGCGAGGACCCGCCCGGCTCGGACGTCGCTGTGGAGTTCATCACCCGTCCCGACGCGGCGACGAGCGGGCGGGTCGAGGACGGCTGCTGGGTGCCGAGCAAGGAGCAGGGTGCCGGGGACGTCGCCCTGCTCAGGCTGGTCCACGCCCAGCCCGGCGGTTGCGGTGCCCCGCTTCACCGGCGCGCGATGCTCCTGGGCACCGAGGTGTACGCGCAGGGGTTCCCGGCCGGCCACGCGGACGGTCTGGGGGCCTTCATGAAGCTCGCCGGCAACTGCGGACCGCGCGGCGAATGGGTGCAGCTGACCGGCTGGAGCCCGGGCAGCCCGGCCAGGGGGTTCAGCGGTGCCGCCGTCCTCGACAGCGGCAGCGGCCATGTGGTGGGCATGGTGGTCGGCAGGCACACCGGTGAACCGGCGGGCGTCGCCTACATGATCCCGGTCGAGACCGTCGTGCGCTACCTCCCACGGGTCGGCAGATGGACGCGCGGGCACACCGCGGTCGATCCGAAGGCGGCGCGGAAGTTCGATCCGCGGGTCCCGGACGTCGAGTTCGGCCAGCAGGTGACCGACTGGCTCACCGCGCCGAGCAACGTACGCGT contains:
- a CDS encoding CHAP domain-containing protein, translated to MDPIGDDLLRIIKAEVGYREGPGRHSKFGEWYATHMVRDPQYETAPWCGMFVAWAAERAGVAEYVGQFAWTPSHARWFEVHGAWSRTPEPGALVFFDWSGGKDIGGVDHVGVVERVESGTIHTIEGNVDRVWLRRKKRDESKVVGYGLPRKVKEKLSGDAPSSQASSRIELRPAPVSAPLTGPSPTLPVSAETVVVAGSLLLVLAVTLALGRRRPRVPAGRHRRAAGTREAARERIVRRAPAAPTVPTVPAVPCPRAGQPRDRLDRAA